GAGTCCTCGGGTTTCCTCCTCATTACCCTCCGGGAGGCCTTTGTCCTTACGGATCCCCGGTATGTAGAGGAGGCCCGGGAGAACCCCCTATTTGAGGCGATTATCTATCGCCGGGGGCTGGCCCGCACCCTGGCCCGTCTCCTCGGCAAACTCGGGATTCGCCGGCTCTTCTACGAGGAGGAGTACCTTTCCTGCGGACGACTCAAGGTCCTCAAAAAGGCTCTCCCCCGGGTGCGCCTTTCCGGGGTTTCCGGGGTGGTGGAGAGGTGGAGGGAGACCAAGGACCCGGAGGAGGTGGAACTCATCCGGGAGGCCGAGGCCCGGGCCCGGGAGATCCTCCGAATCCTTGAGAAAGAAATCCGCCCGGGACTTACGGAAAAGGAGATCGCCTGGCGCATCCTGGAACTCTGCCACCGCCTGGGAGAAGGGCCATCGTTTCCGCCCATCGTGGCCGGTGGTCCCAACGCGGCCCGCCCCCACGCCGAGCCCACGGAGCGTCCCCTCCGGGAGGGCGAGGCGGTAATCGTGGACCTGGGGGTGCGTTTCCGGGGCTACTGCTCCGACCTCACCCGGACCTTCTTTCTCGGTCCGGTTCCGGACAGACTCCGGGAGGCCCGGGCCCTGGTGAACGAGGCCCGGCGCCGGGCCCGTTCCCTTTATCGGGCGGGGCGTCCCGTCTGCGAGGCCGATCGGGTGGTGCGGAGGTTCTTCCGGGAAAAGGGCGTACTCTCCCATTACCTTCACTCCCTGGGACACGGCCTGGGGCTTGAGGTGCACGAGGCCCCCTCGGTCTCCTACCGGAGCCGGCGCAGGTTCCGCCCCGGGCAGGTGGTCACCTTGGAGCCGGGCCTTTACTTTCCGGAGCTGGGCGGGGTGCGCGAGGAGGAAATGATCTACATCACCGACTAGAGGCCGGCCTTAAGGGCCTCCACCACCTCCAGCGGAGGCCGCACCTCCACCCCCAGACAGGAAGCGATTTCCTCGAAGTTTTCCAGGATTCTTTCCGCGGCGGCGGCGATGGTGGCCGGAGAGAATCGCAGAAGCGGGGCCTCGGAGAGGAGCCCCGTGGCCCTGGTGGGAGCGCTCACCGAGGGAAGCCTGGAGGCCAGGGCCACCACCCCCACCGGCCCCTCCAGAAACCCGATCTCCGCTATCTCGGTAAGGGATCGGGTGTGAAGCCCCACGCAGCAGACCAGCACATCCGGAAGCTTCCAGTTGCGAAGCACCCAGGCCCCGGCCTGGGCGTGATCCCAGGAAAGGATCTCCCTTTCCACCTCGTGGAGGGGTCGGCCGCGATCCTCCTGCCAGGCCTCATAAACCCTTCGGTATCCCTCGTACCAGTCGGTAAGCAGCACCGGTAGGGCCACATCCGCAAGCAGCGCCCCGGCAAAGGCTTCCTCGGCGTCGAACTTCCTTTCCCGGGCCAGCTCCCGGGCAAAAAGGGCCCGAAAAAGAGAATCCGTCCAGAAGACCGCAAGGTCAAAGCCCTCTATTTTGGGATCCTTAAGGGTCCTTACCACTCCATAGGAGAGCACGAGAGTTTTTATTTGTTGTAACCCCAGAAGGGTGGTGGCCTCCCGGATGTTGGTGATGTTTCGGGAAAGACCGAAGAAGGCCGAATTGACCAGTTTGAGCACCTGGGTGGCCAGCGCCGGATCCTTTTCTATGAGAGGAGCTATGTCCGCCGGCGTGGTGTCGGCTTGAGCAATCCGGTCCAGGATGCGAAGCACCACCTGCGGCAGCGGCGGAGGGGAAAACTCCTTAAAGATTTTGGCAAAGTCTCCGGTAAGAAGGGTAGCGTACTGGGAGAACTTCTTTAGAAACCTGAGCACCGCCCTGGCACTCCTTTCCGATCTCTGCTACCCTATTCATAACAAAAAAGCGGGGACTTTGCAAAACCGGACCCGGGAATGTCGGAATTTCTGTGGCGCATAGCCCGTGTGGCCCGGTTGCGGTTCTTTTACCAGGCCGCAAGGGGCCGCACCTCCGTGGTTACGGCCCTCTATGTCCTGGTGGCGGGATTTATAAGCCTTTCCACCCTGGGCGTGGCCGCCTATGTGCTGGACTGGCCTCTGATTTTTCCGGTCCTGGGGCCCACGGCCTTTCTCATCTTCTACTCCCCGGCCCGCACCATGGCCTGGCCCCGAAACTGCATCCTGGGACACCTCACCGCCCTCCTGTGCGGGGTCCTCATACACCTGATTCTGGTTTATTTCTTTCCCGGCGCACTTTTCGGGGGCAAGCTCACCCTGGTCGAGGTAATAGGGGCCAGTGCCGCCATGGCCCTCTCCGCCCTGATCATGGTCTTTGCTCGCATACTCCATCCCCCTGCCGCCTCCACCGCCATGATGGCCGCCACCGGCTACTTCACCTCCGTGGATCGGGTTCTGGGGCTCGCCCTATCCCTGGTGGTCCTTTCCCTGGAAGGGGTGTTGCTTCACCGGATCGCCGGCGTGGAATACCCCTGGTGGAGGGAACCCAACGAGGAAGAGGATCTTCCCATCCGCACCAAACTGGGGGAACTGACCCCGCCCCCGGCGGAAGACCCCTACCGGCGGATGGCCCACCGCCTGGCCACCCGCCGGGATTGATTTTCTACTTCATCTCCTCGAAGTCGGCGTCAATGACCTCGTCCCCTCCGCCCTTTTTCTCCTCCCCGGAGGACCCGGTCTCCGCCGCACCGGAGGCCCCGCCGGCCTGAGATCCGGTTTGCTTGTAAACCATCTCCGCCAGGCGATAGGACACCCTGGTCAGCTCGTCCGTGGCCCGACGAATGGCCTCAGGATCGGTGCCCTCCATGGCCTTGCGGAGCTCGGCGATCTTCTCCTCCACCTGCTTGCGAAGATCCTCGGGCACCTTGTCCCCGAGGTCCTTAAGGGACTTTTCCGTGGAGTAGATGAGGCTGTCGGCCTGGTTGCGCGCCTCGGCCAGCTCCCTGCGCCGGCGGTCCTCCTCGGCATGGGCCTCGGCCTCCTTGATGATGCGCTGAATCTCCTCCTCGGAGAGCCCGGAGGAGGGCTTCACCACGATGGACTGCTCCTTACCGGTGCCCAGATCCTTGGCGGTCACATGGAGAATCCCGTCGGCGTCTATGTCAAAGGTGACCTCGATCTGAGGCACCCCCCGCGGAGCCGGCGGAATACCCACCAGCTCGAAACGGGCAATGCTCTTGTTGTCCGCGGCCATGGGGCGCTCGCCCTGCAATACATGGATGGTGACCGAGGTCTGGTTGTCCGCCGCGGTGGTAAAGATCTGGCTCTTGCGGGTGGGAATGGTGGTGCCCCGGGGGATGATCACCGTAAAGACCCCACCCAGGGTCTCGATCCCCAGGGAAAGCGGCGTCACATCCAGCAGCAGCACATCCTTCACCTCGCCCTTGAGCACCCCGGCCTGGATGGCCGCCCCCATGGCCACCACCTCGTCGGGGTTGACCCCCTTGACCGGTTCCTTGCCGAAGATCTCCTTGACCTTCTGCTGCACCCGGGGCATCCGGGTCATGCCCCCCACCAGGATCACCTCGTCGATGTCCTGCGGGGTCACCCCGGCATCCTTCATGGCGATCCGGCAGGGCTCCTCGAGTCGGTCAATGAGGTCCTCCACCAGGGCCTCGAGTTTGGCCCGGGTGAGCTTCATCACCAGGTGTTTCGGACCGGAGGCGTCCGCGGTGATGAAGGGGAGATTGATCTCGGTCTCGGTCACGGTGGAAAGCTCGATCTTGGCCTTCTCCGCGGCCTCCTTGAGCCGCTGGAGGGCCATGCGGTCCTGGCGCAGGTCGATCCCGTGTTCCTTTTTGAATTCCTCGGCAATGTAGTCCACGATGCGCATGTCGAAGTCCTCACCGCCGAGGAAGGTGTCCCCGGAGGTGGCCTTTACCTCGAAGACCCCCTCGCCGATCTCCAGGATGGAGATGTCGAAGGTTCCGCCTCCCAGGTCGAACACCGCCACCGTGCCCTCTTTCTTCTTGTCCAGCCCGTAGGCCAGGCAGGCCGCCGTGGGCTCGTTGATGATCCGGAGCACATTGAGGCCGGCGATACGGCCGGCATCCTTGGTGGCCTGGCGCTGGGTGTCGTCAAAGTAGGCCGGAACGGTGATGACCACATCCTTGACCGGCTGCCCCAGGTACTCCTCCAGGTCCTCCTTGATCTTGCGGAGAACCATGGCCGAGATCTCCGGCGGACTGTAGCGCTTGCCCCGCACCTCCACATGCGCGTCTCCGTTGGGCGCCTTAACGATCTTATAGGGCACCTTTTTCATCCACTCCTGCACCACGGGATCCTCGTACTTGCGCCCCATCAGGCGCTTGATGCCGAAGATGGTGTTCTCGGCGTTGGTGATGGCCTGCCGCTTGGCCAGCATCCCCACCAGGATCTCCCCGCTCTCCTGAAAGGCCACCACCGAGGGCGTGGTCCGGGTGCCTTCCCGGTTGGGGATTACCTCCGGCTCCCCACCCTTGAGGATGGCCACGCAGGAATTGGTGGTGCCGAGGTCGATTCCCACTATGGGTCCGGTCGCCTTTTCCTTATCCGCCATTTTCCTTTACCTCCTCCCCGGAATTATTCTCTTGTCTGGTCGCCGGGCGCTTGGCCACCGCCACCAGGGCCGGCCTGAGCACCCGGTCGTGAAGCCTGTATCCCTTCTGATAGACCCTCACCACCGTGCCCTCCGGATGTTCCTCGGTCTCCTCCACATGGAGGGCCTCGTGGTGGTGAGGATTGAAGGCCTCACCCAGAGCCACCTCGAACTGGGTGAGCCCGAACTTCTCCATGGCGGAGATGAGACCCTTGAGCGTCAGCGCCACCCCCTCCACCAGACTCCTGGCCTCGCCGGACTTCTCCGCCGCCTCAAGCGCCCGCTCCAGGTTGTCCACCGAGGGCAAAAGCTCCCGAAACACATTTTCCAGGGCGTACCGGTAAAACTCCTCCTTCTCCCGCTTGAAGGTCTTCTTCAGATTCTCCACCTCCGCCGCGTAGCGCAGGGCCCGCTCCTTCCAGGTCTTCACCTCCTCCTGAAGCCGCTCCCACTCCTCCCGCGGGACCTCGATCTTTTCCTCGCGTACGCCTTCTTCCGGAGTTTTTTCCGCGGTTTCCGTCTTTTCGGGCTTTTCTTCCACCGGTATCATGACTTCTCCTCACCTGAAACGAACTTTTTGTTTCGGCTAGGGGAAAGTTAAGTTCAGGAGGAGAGCTTGTCCAGTCTCCGGGAGAGTTCCCGGGCGGCGAAGTCCACGAGAGGAATGAGGCGGGCGTAGGCCATCCGCACGGGGCCCACTATGGCCACCCCTCCCACCGGCACCTCGCGATAGGTGTAGGAGGCCACGATGGCCCCGCACTTCCTGAAGGGACAGCGCGGACCGGGTTCTCCGATGAGAACCTGGGGGGTACGGGCCTCGAGACAGCGGTCAATGAGTTGAAGGAGTAGCCTCTTTTCCTCAAAGGCGTGAAGGATCTCCCGCAGACGATCAAGGTCCTGGAATTCCGGAAGGTCCAGCAGCCTCCCCAGACCCTCTACCACCGGTTCCTCGGAACTTTCCGAAAGCATCCGGAAGAGTTCCTCGAGCACGCCTTTCTCGTATTCCAGCTCCGAGGAAAGGACCTCCCGGAGCTCCCGAAGGGTAAGCCCGGGAAGTCTCTGATTGAGAAGTCCGGCCAGGGCCTCCAGTCTGCGCACCGGAAAGTCCCCCGGGACCCTGAAGACCCGGTGAATGACCATGCCCGAGGCGCTCACCGCCACCGCGAGCACCACCCCCTCGGAAAGGGGCACGAAGTCGATCTTCACCAGTTTCTCAAACTCGAGTTTGGGCGTGGTGACGATCACCGGAAACCCGGAGAGGTCCGAGAGGATGTTGCTCACGGTGCGCAGGAGCATTTCCCAGCTCTCGGTCTCCGCTTCCCGGGAGAGACGACTTTCAATGAGGAGGGCGGTCTCCTCGGGGAGGGGTTCCGGTTCGAGGAGGTGTTCCACATAGTAGCGGAAACCCTCCTCGGTGGGGATGCGTCCGGCCGAGGTGTGGGGCTGGGTGAGGAGCCCGAGATCCTCGAGATCGGCCATGACATTGCGAATGGTGGCCGGGGAAAGCGGGGGACGAAAGCGTTTAGCCACGGTGCGGGAACCCACCGGGGCCGCGGTCTCTATGTACTCCTCCGTTACCAGGGAGAGGACCTTCTCGTGGCGCTCGGAAAGACCGTAGGCCGCCTTCATCGCTTCCACTATGGCGCAGAGGTTCTGCCCGGTCAAGGTCTGGCGACAGCCGTCATCCTTTTTATAATTTTAAAACGAATTGTAAGGGATTGGACCCCGGGCCCTCCCGCGGGGGAAGGTCCGGGGATATCCTTACAGAAGGAGGTGATCGGAAACATGAGTACCAATACGCTTAAGACCTTCGTATTGCTGGCCGCGCTCACCGCCCTTTTCGTGGTGGTGGGTGATCTGATAGGGGGCCGTTCCGGGGCCACGGTGGCTCTCTTCATGGCCTTCTTCATGAACTTCTTCGCCTACTGGTTCTCGGACAAGGTGGCACTGGCCATGAGCGGGGCCCGACCCGTGGCCGAACACGAGGACCCGGAACTTCACGCCCTGGTGGCGGATCTGGCCCGACGGGCGGGTCTCCCCAAGCCCAGGGTCTACATGATCCCTACCGAAACCCCCAACGCCTTCGCCACCGGGCGCAACCCCTCGAACGCCGCCGTGGCGGTCACCGCGGGAATAAGAAGGCTCCTTTCCCGGGACGAACTGGAGGGGGTTCTGGCCCACGAGCTCGCCCACATCCGCAACCGGGACATCCTCATCTCCTCCATCGCCGCGGTGATAGCCGGAGCCATTTCCTACCTGGCCTACATGGGACAGTGGGCCCTCTTCTGGGGCGGGCTGGGGGGTGACGACGAGGATCGGGGGAATCCGCTGGCGCTGATCGGGGCGCTGCTGGCCATTATTCTGGCCCCTCTGGCCGCCACGCTGATCCAGCTCGCCATAAGTCGCAGCCGGGAGTACCTGGCCGACGCCACCGGCGCCCGGATCTGTCGCTGTCCCCTCTCCCTGGCCCGGGCCCTGGAGAAGCTCGAGGCCTGGAATCGGCAACTTCCCATGCAGGTCAATCCGGCCCAGGCCCAGATGTTCATCGTAAATCCCCTCTCCGGAGACACCCTGGTGCGGCTCTTCTCCACCCACCCGCCCATTGAAGATCGGGTAGCCCGACTCAAAGAAATGGCCCTGAGGAGTGAATACTATTGAAAAAACATCTGATTCTGGGCCTTCTGGCCCTCATTCTTTCGGCCTGTGCGGTACAGACCGGACCCCCGGTAGCCCGGGAGGAGCTCTCCCGGGCCCGGGAGGAGATTTGGCTGGTAAAGCTCAGGGAATACCTGCGCTGTGAAAGACGGGTGGGGACCGTCCTGGTGCGTCTCCTCCCCGTAACCGAACACCGGGCCCCCCATCCGTGGTTTCTGGTCAAGGTCATCGACCTGGGACACTCTCCTCCGGAGCTCGATCGCGCCCTTTCCCGAATTTACCGGGAAAACCTTCCGGAACGGGGCTACCTGGTGACCTTCGTGCATCCGGAAATAGCCCGCCAGGGACTGAGCCCCGGAATGATCATCCGGCGCCTGGAAACGCGCCGTCTGACCCTCGGCCGTCCGGTAAACCTCGTCCTCTCCGACGGACAGAACCTGGCCCTGGTGCCCCCGGTGGTCAACACCGACCCGGTGGACTTCCGCATCGTGGACGCCACCGAACCCAACGCCTGGGTGACCCCGGAGAACCGCATGTATGTGACCACGGCGCTCTGTCGGGTGCTTCCGGACGACGCGGAACTGGCCGCGGTGGTGGGACACGAACTGGCCCACCTCAAACGCGGACACCTCCGTAAAAAAATGATCCTTCTCAGCCTTCGCAATCTCCTGGGAATCGGAGTCCAGGCCCTGGGAGGTCCAACGGCCAGTGACATATACCGTCTGGGGGCGAACTTCGCCCTTCTCAAGTTTTCCCGGGATCAGGAACGGGAGGCCGACTTTTACGGCCTTTGGTATGTCTACAGGGCCGGTTACGACCTGGATCGGGCCGCACGGGTCTGGGTGCACCTGGCCGCGGTGCTCCCCCAGGGGCCTCCCTCCATTCTCTCCGATCACCCCTCCACCGCCGAGCGCCTGGCCCGGATCCGGAAGATCGTGGCGGCCATAAAGTCCGGAAAAACCTTCGAGGAACTCAAGGACCGTTGAGGTGACCTCTCCCTTTGCCTTCCTCACCAGGGTTCTGCGCTTCCTGAAACCTTACTGGTCCTATGTGGCCCTGGCTCTCCTTTTCTCCCTGCTGGCCTCCCTCACCTCCGGCGGGATCGCCTGGCTGGTCAAACCGGTGATGGACGAGGTCTTCATCGCCAAAAACTACCTCTACCTCAGGCTTTTACCCCTGGGGGTGATCGCGTTCTTCGGGGTTCGGGGAGTGGCCTCCCTGCTTCAGGCCTACTTCATGCGAGCGGCTTCCCTGCGCATGGTAAACGATCTGCGCGTGGAACTTTACCGGAAACTCATCCACCTGCCCCTGGCCCACTTCGAGCGGGACGGTTCCGGACGCAACCTCTCCCGCGTCCTCAACGACACCCTGGTCATAGAACCCATCCTGAGCAATGTTTTTCAGGTCTTCCTTCTCGAAGGGTTCAACGCCCTGGTGCTCCTTGCGGTGGCCTTTTCCCGGAGTCTTAAGCTCACCTTGGTTTCGCTTCTGGTGCTCCCGGCCATTGCTTACGGGGGGCAGTATCTTTCCCGGAAGGTGCGACGCCACCGCCGACGGGCCCAGCGGACCATAGGCGAACTCACCCATCGTCTCACCGAAACCTTTACCGGGCTCCGGGAGGTCAAGGTTTACGGACGGGAGTCCGGAGTCCTCAAGCTCTTTCGTCGGGAGATCGACCGCTACGCCGGTTTTCTTCTGAAGATCACCAAGTACCGGGAGGGTTCCAAGAGCCTGGTGGATGTGATGACCGGGGTCGGCGGGGCGATGATCATCGCCCTGGGGGGGTATCTCATCGTGAGGGGCGAGCTCAGCCCGGGGGCCTTTTTCTCGGTCCTTACCGCCATACTCATGCTTTTCACCCCCATTCGGAAGATGGCCCGGGCCTACACCGGTCTTTCCGATGCCCAGGCGGCCTGGGAGCGGCTGGAGGAGGTCCTGCGACTTCCCGAGGAAAGAGGCGGAACGCACCGGGCCCGACCTCTCCGGGAGGGAATCCGGTTCGAGGGGGTCTCCTTTCGTTATCCCGGGGCCGCGGAGTGGGCCCTTAAGGACCTCGATCTGGAAATACCCGTGGGGCGGGTCACGGCCCTGGTGGGTCCCAGCGGGGCCGGAAAGTCAACGCTGGCCGCCCTCATCCCCCGGTTTTACGATCCCACCGAGGGCCGCATACTGTGGGACGGGATGGATCTGCGGGAGTTCGACCTGGAGTCCCTGCGCGGTCACATAGGACTGGTATCCCAGGAGATCGTGATCTTCAACGCCACGGTGGCGGAGAACATCGCCTTCGGCGACCCGGGGGCCTCCCGCACGGCCATAGAAGAAGCCGCCCGTCTGGCCAACGCCCACGAATTCATCGAAAAACTCCCGCAGGGCTACGACACCCTTCTCGGGGAGGGCGGGGTATCCCTTTCCGGGGGGCAGAAACAGCGCCTGGCCATCGCCCGGGCCATCCTGAGAAATCCCTCCCTCCTGATCCTGGACGAGGCCACCAGCCAGCTCGATCCCCTTTCCGAGCGACTGGTTCAGGAAGCCCTTTCCCGTCTCATGCGGGGGCGCACCACCCTGGTGATCGCCCACCGGATCTCCACCATTACCGGGGCGGACAAGATCGTGGTGCTGGAGCGGGGAAGGAAGGTGGCCGAGGGACGCCATCAGGAGCTCCTCGCCACCTCCCCCCTTTACCGGAAATTGTACCGACTCTTTCAGGGATAACTTCCGCTACCACCACCTTAGATCGAAACGATCCAGGTTCATGACCTTGGTCCAGGCGGACACGAAGTCGTGCACGAACTTCTCCGCCGCGTCGTCGGCGGCGTAGACCTCCGCTATGGCCCGCAGTTGAGGGTGGTACCCGAAGACCAGATCCGCCCGGGTGGCCTCCCACTTCTTCTCTCCCGAGCGTCGATCTCGCCCCTCAAAGAGCGTGGCCTCCTCGTTAACCGGTAGCCATTCCGTGTTCGGATCGAGCAGGTTCACGAAAAATTCGTTGGTGAGGGTCCCGGGGCTCTTCGTGAAAACACCGTAGGGGGTCTCTCCCCAGTTGGCGTTAAGGACCCTGAGTCCGCCCACCAGAACGGTCATTTCCCGCGCGGAAAGGGCCAGCTGGGCCGCCTTTTCCACCAGCCATTCCTCGGTGGCCAGATCC
The window above is part of the Thermosulfurimonas sp. F29 genome. Proteins encoded here:
- a CDS encoding Xaa-Pro peptidase family protein; amino-acid sequence: MPYEARLARVRRWLRRRGGGALLVSSPENRRYLSGFSPGDVSLWESSGFLLITLREAFVLTDPRYVEEARENPLFEAIIYRRGLARTLARLLGKLGIRRLFYEEEYLSCGRLKVLKKALPRVRLSGVSGVVERWRETKDPEEVELIREAEARAREILRILEKEIRPGLTEKEIAWRILELCHRLGEGPSFPPIVAGGPNAARPHAEPTERPLREGEAVIVDLGVRFRGYCSDLTRTFFLGPVPDRLREARALVNEARRRARSLYRAGRPVCEADRVVRRFFREKGVLSHYLHSLGHGLGLEVHEAPSVSYRSRRRFRPGQVVTLEPGLYFPELGGVREEEMIYITD
- a CDS encoding HDOD domain-containing protein, which gives rise to MLRFLKKFSQYATLLTGDFAKIFKEFSPPPLPQVVLRILDRIAQADTTPADIAPLIEKDPALATQVLKLVNSAFFGLSRNITNIREATTLLGLQQIKTLVLSYGVVRTLKDPKIEGFDLAVFWTDSLFRALFARELARERKFDAEEAFAGALLADVALPVLLTDWYEGYRRVYEAWQEDRGRPLHEVEREILSWDHAQAGAWVLRNWKLPDVLVCCVGLHTRSLTEIAEIGFLEGPVGVVALASRLPSVSAPTRATGLLSEAPLLRFSPATIAAAAERILENFEEIASCLGVEVRPPLEVVEALKAGL
- a CDS encoding HPP family protein, whose product is MSEFLWRIARVARLRFFYQAARGRTSVVTALYVLVAGFISLSTLGVAAYVLDWPLIFPVLGPTAFLIFYSPARTMAWPRNCILGHLTALLCGVLIHLILVYFFPGALFGGKLTLVEVIGASAAMALSALIMVFARILHPPAASTAMMAATGYFTSVDRVLGLALSLVVLSLEGVLLHRIAGVEYPWWREPNEEEDLPIRTKLGELTPPPAEDPYRRMAHRLATRRD
- the dnaK gene encoding molecular chaperone DnaK, with translation MADKEKATGPIVGIDLGTTNSCVAILKGGEPEVIPNREGTRTTPSVVAFQESGEILVGMLAKRQAITNAENTIFGIKRLMGRKYEDPVVQEWMKKVPYKIVKAPNGDAHVEVRGKRYSPPEISAMVLRKIKEDLEEYLGQPVKDVVITVPAYFDDTQRQATKDAGRIAGLNVLRIINEPTAACLAYGLDKKKEGTVAVFDLGGGTFDISILEIGEGVFEVKATSGDTFLGGEDFDMRIVDYIAEEFKKEHGIDLRQDRMALQRLKEAAEKAKIELSTVTETEINLPFITADASGPKHLVMKLTRAKLEALVEDLIDRLEEPCRIAMKDAGVTPQDIDEVILVGGMTRMPRVQQKVKEIFGKEPVKGVNPDEVVAMGAAIQAGVLKGEVKDVLLLDVTPLSLGIETLGGVFTVIIPRGTTIPTRKSQIFTTAADNQTSVTIHVLQGERPMAADNKSIARFELVGIPPAPRGVPQIEVTFDIDADGILHVTAKDLGTGKEQSIVVKPSSGLSEEEIQRIIKEAEAHAEEDRRRRELAEARNQADSLIYSTEKSLKDLGDKVPEDLRKQVEEKIAELRKAMEGTDPEAIRRATDELTRVSYRLAEMVYKQTGSQAGGASGAAETGSSGEEKKGGGDEVIDADFEEMK
- the grpE gene encoding nucleotide exchange factor GrpE; protein product: MIPVEEKPEKTETAEKTPEEGVREEKIEVPREEWERLQEEVKTWKERALRYAAEVENLKKTFKREKEEFYRYALENVFRELLPSVDNLERALEAAEKSGEARSLVEGVALTLKGLISAMEKFGLTQFEVALGEAFNPHHHEALHVEETEEHPEGTVVRVYQKGYRLHDRVLRPALVAVAKRPATRQENNSGEEVKENGG
- the hrcA gene encoding heat-inducible transcriptional repressor HrcA produces the protein MKAAYGLSERHEKVLSLVTEEYIETAAPVGSRTVAKRFRPPLSPATIRNVMADLEDLGLLTQPHTSAGRIPTEEGFRYYVEHLLEPEPLPEETALLIESRLSREAETESWEMLLRTVSNILSDLSGFPVIVTTPKLEFEKLVKIDFVPLSEGVVLAVAVSASGMVIHRVFRVPGDFPVRRLEALAGLLNQRLPGLTLRELREVLSSELEYEKGVLEELFRMLSESSEEPVVEGLGRLLDLPEFQDLDRLREILHAFEEKRLLLQLIDRCLEARTPQVLIGEPGPRCPFRKCGAIVASYTYREVPVGGVAIVGPVRMAYARLIPLVDFAARELSRRLDKLSS
- the htpX gene encoding zinc metalloprotease HtpX encodes the protein MSTNTLKTFVLLAALTALFVVVGDLIGGRSGATVALFMAFFMNFFAYWFSDKVALAMSGARPVAEHEDPELHALVADLARRAGLPKPRVYMIPTETPNAFATGRNPSNAAVAVTAGIRRLLSRDELEGVLAHELAHIRNRDILISSIAAVIAGAISYLAYMGQWALFWGGLGGDDEDRGNPLALIGALLAIILAPLAATLIQLAISRSREYLADATGARICRCPLSLARALEKLEAWNRQLPMQVNPAQAQMFIVNPLSGDTLVRLFSTHPPIEDRVARLKEMALRSEYY
- a CDS encoding M48 family metalloprotease, with protein sequence MKKHLILGLLALILSACAVQTGPPVAREELSRAREEIWLVKLREYLRCERRVGTVLVRLLPVTEHRAPHPWFLVKVIDLGHSPPELDRALSRIYRENLPERGYLVTFVHPEIARQGLSPGMIIRRLETRRLTLGRPVNLVLSDGQNLALVPPVVNTDPVDFRIVDATEPNAWVTPENRMYVTTALCRVLPDDAELAAVVGHELAHLKRGHLRKKMILLSLRNLLGIGVQALGGPTASDIYRLGANFALLKFSRDQEREADFYGLWYVYRAGYDLDRAARVWVHLAAVLPQGPPSILSDHPSTAERLARIRKIVAAIKSGKTFEELKDR
- a CDS encoding ABC transporter ATP-binding protein, which produces MTSPFAFLTRVLRFLKPYWSYVALALLFSLLASLTSGGIAWLVKPVMDEVFIAKNYLYLRLLPLGVIAFFGVRGVASLLQAYFMRAASLRMVNDLRVELYRKLIHLPLAHFERDGSGRNLSRVLNDTLVIEPILSNVFQVFLLEGFNALVLLAVAFSRSLKLTLVSLLVLPAIAYGGQYLSRKVRRHRRRAQRTIGELTHRLTETFTGLREVKVYGRESGVLKLFRREIDRYAGFLLKITKYREGSKSLVDVMTGVGGAMIIALGGYLIVRGELSPGAFFSVLTAILMLFTPIRKMARAYTGLSDAQAAWERLEEVLRLPEERGGTHRARPLREGIRFEGVSFRYPGAAEWALKDLDLEIPVGRVTALVGPSGAGKSTLAALIPRFYDPTEGRILWDGMDLREFDLESLRGHIGLVSQEIVIFNATVAENIAFGDPGASRTAIEEAARLANAHEFIEKLPQGYDTLLGEGGVSLSGGQKQRLAIARAILRNPSLLILDEATSQLDPLSERLVQEALSRLMRGRTTLVIAHRISTITGADKIVVLERGRKVAEGRHQELLATSPLYRKLYRLFQG